In a genomic window of Enterobacter asburiae:
- the tag gene encoding DNA-3-methyladenine glycosylase I, with translation MERCGWVSQDQLYIDYHDREWGIPETDGKKLFEMICLEGQQAGLSWITVLKKRENYRNAFHQFDPVAVAAMTEDDVERLVQDAGIIRHRGKIQAIIGNARAWLAMEQNGEPFSAFVWSFVNNDPQITQAATLAEIPASTPASDALSKALKKRGFKFVGSTICYAFMQACGLVNDHVTGCFCHPGRQHDPQMAK, from the coding sequence ATGGAACGTTGCGGTTGGGTTAGCCAGGATCAGCTTTATATCGACTATCACGATCGGGAATGGGGCATACCGGAGACGGATGGCAAAAAACTCTTTGAGATGATCTGCCTGGAGGGCCAGCAGGCAGGATTATCATGGATTACGGTACTGAAGAAACGCGAAAACTACCGCAACGCCTTCCACCAGTTCGATCCCGTTGCCGTCGCCGCCATGACCGAAGATGACGTAGAACGGCTGGTGCAGGATGCCGGTATCATCCGCCATCGCGGTAAAATCCAGGCCATCATCGGCAACGCCCGCGCCTGGCTGGCGATGGAACAAAACGGCGAACCGTTCTCAGCGTTTGTCTGGTCGTTCGTGAATAACGATCCGCAAATCACGCAGGCCGCCACGCTGGCGGAGATCCCTGCGTCCACGCCTGCGTCGGACGCGCTCTCTAAAGCGCTGAAAAAACGCGGCTTTAAGTTTGTCGGCTCCACCATCTGCTACGCCTTTATGCAGGCCTGTGGACTGGTCAACGACCATGTCACCGGCTGCTTCTGTCATCCGGGGAGGCAACATGATCCGCAAATGGCAAAGTGA
- a CDS encoding molybdopterin guanine dinucleotide-containing S/N-oxide reductase: protein MSTSTKTILTAAHWGPMLVETDGENVLSSRGALPTQHPNSLQTVVRDQVHSKTRVRWPMVRKGFLASPDKPQGIRGQDEFVRVSWDDALALIHAQHKRIRDSYGPSSIFAGSYGWRSNGVLHKASTLLQRYMSLAGGYTGHLGDYSTGAAQAIMPYVVGGNEVYQQQTSWPLVLEHTDVVVLWSANPLNTLKIAWNASDEQGIGYFDALRKSGKHIICIDPMRSETMDFFGDSAEWIAPHMGTDVAMMLGIAHTLLENGWHDRDFLARCTSGFDKFADYLTGQSDGVVKTAEWAAEICGIPAAKIRELAGLFHKNTTMLMSGWGMQRQQFGEQKHWMLVTLAAMLGQIGTPGGGFGLSYHFANGGNPTRKAAVLASLQGSVQGGVDAVDKIPVARIVEALEKPGGFYQHNGLDRHFPDIKFVWWAGGANFTHHQDTNRLIRAWQKPELVVISECFWTASAKHADIVLPATTSFERNDLTMTGDYSNQHMVPMKRVVAPRDEARDDFDVFAELSELWEAGGRERFTEGKNDLQWLESFYQIAGQRGAAQGVTLPPFAEFWEANQILEMPESEQNARFVRFADFRRDPENHPLKTESGKIVIYSERIASFGYADCPPHPSWLEPDEWHGNALPEQLQILSAHPAHRLHSQLNYTSLREQYAVAGREPITLNTFDAKARGIADGDVVRVWNSRGQVLAGAVVSDGIKPGVICIHQGAWPDLEPAEGGICKNGAVNVLTKDLPSSKLGNGCAGNTALAWVEKYEGPELTLTAFDPPASS, encoded by the coding sequence TTGAGCACCTCAACAAAAACCATTCTGACCGCCGCCCACTGGGGGCCGATGCTGGTCGAAACCGATGGCGAAAATGTTCTGTCGTCCCGTGGGGCACTGCCAACACAACATCCCAACTCGTTACAGACCGTCGTTCGCGATCAGGTGCACAGCAAAACGCGCGTGCGCTGGCCGATGGTGCGTAAAGGTTTTCTGGCCTCGCCGGACAAGCCGCAGGGGATCCGTGGTCAGGATGAGTTTGTTCGCGTGAGCTGGGATGACGCGCTGGCACTGATCCACGCCCAGCATAAGCGCATCCGCGACAGCTACGGTCCGTCATCCATTTTCGCCGGTTCTTACGGCTGGCGTTCGAACGGCGTGCTGCACAAGGCCTCGACGCTGCTGCAGCGCTACATGAGCCTGGCAGGAGGCTATACCGGTCATCTGGGTGATTACTCCACCGGCGCGGCGCAGGCGATCATGCCCTATGTCGTGGGGGGGAACGAAGTGTACCAGCAGCAGACCAGCTGGCCGCTGGTGCTGGAGCACACCGACGTGGTGGTACTGTGGAGCGCCAATCCGCTGAATACGCTGAAAATTGCCTGGAATGCCAGCGACGAGCAGGGGATTGGGTATTTCGACGCGCTGCGCAAAAGCGGCAAGCACATCATCTGCATTGATCCGATGCGCTCTGAAACCATGGATTTCTTCGGCGACAGCGCCGAGTGGATTGCTCCGCATATGGGCACCGACGTGGCGATGATGCTGGGCATCGCCCATACGCTGTTGGAGAACGGCTGGCACGACCGCGATTTCCTCGCCCGCTGCACCTCTGGCTTCGACAAATTCGCCGACTACCTGACGGGCCAGTCCGATGGGGTAGTGAAAACGGCAGAGTGGGCCGCAGAAATTTGTGGCATTCCTGCCGCTAAAATCCGCGAACTGGCGGGGCTGTTCCATAAAAACACCACGATGTTAATGTCCGGCTGGGGGATGCAGCGCCAGCAGTTCGGCGAGCAGAAACACTGGATGCTGGTGACGCTTGCCGCAATGCTTGGACAGATTGGTACGCCGGGGGGCGGTTTTGGTCTTTCCTATCATTTTGCGAACGGCGGTAACCCAACGCGTAAAGCGGCGGTGCTGGCGTCCCTGCAAGGCTCGGTGCAGGGCGGCGTGGATGCCGTGGATAAAATTCCGGTGGCGCGGATCGTTGAAGCCCTGGAAAAGCCGGGCGGTTTTTATCAGCACAACGGTCTGGACCGCCACTTCCCGGACATTAAGTTTGTCTGGTGGGCGGGCGGGGCGAACTTTACGCACCACCAGGATACCAATCGCCTGATCCGCGCCTGGCAAAAGCCTGAGCTGGTGGTGATTTCCGAGTGCTTCTGGACCGCCTCGGCCAAACACGCCGATATCGTGCTGCCGGCGACCACGTCGTTTGAACGTAACGATCTCACCATGACCGGCGATTACAGCAACCAGCATATGGTACCGATGAAGCGCGTTGTGGCCCCGCGTGATGAAGCGCGTGATGATTTTGACGTATTTGCCGAACTGAGCGAGCTGTGGGAAGCGGGCGGTCGCGAGCGATTTACCGAAGGGAAAAATGACCTGCAGTGGCTGGAGAGTTTCTATCAGATCGCCGGGCAGCGCGGTGCGGCGCAGGGCGTGACGCTTCCGCCATTTGCTGAGTTCTGGGAGGCGAATCAGATTCTCGAAATGCCGGAAAGCGAACAGAACGCCCGGTTTGTCCGTTTCGCCGATTTCCGCCGGGACCCGGAAAACCATCCGCTGAAAACGGAGAGCGGCAAGATTGTGATCTACAGCGAGCGCATTGCCAGCTTTGGTTATGCTGATTGTCCGCCACACCCTTCGTGGCTGGAGCCGGACGAGTGGCACGGCAATGCGCTCCCTGAACAGCTCCAGATATTGTCTGCCCATCCCGCGCATCGTCTCCACAGCCAGCTTAACTACACTTCACTGCGCGAGCAGTATGCGGTTGCGGGGCGAGAGCCGATTACGCTGAATACTTTTGACGCGAAAGCCCGCGGGATTGCAGACGGCGACGTGGTGCGCGTCTGGAACTCGCGTGGACAGGTGCTGGCAGGAGCGGTGGTCAGCGACGGGATTAAGCCGGGCGTAATCTGTATTCACCAGGGGGCATGGCCCGACCTTGAGCCCGCCGAAGGCGGTATCTGTAAAAACGGGGCGGTTAACGTGCTGACCAAAGATCTCCCCAGCTCGAAGCTGGGGAACGGTTGCGCGGGGAACACGGCGCTGGCCTGGGTCGAGAAATATGAGGGGCCCGAGCTTACCTTAACGGCGTTTGATCCGCCTGCCAGCTCATGA
- a CDS encoding N-acetyltransferase, whose translation MIRKWQSENADPLMSLWLESTTEAHPFISSSYWQENEAMVREVYLPAAETWVWEEEGAPRGFISVIQSQFVGALFVTPAYIGHGIGRALLNHVQQRFPHLSLEVYQKNVRAVNFYHAQGFRIEDSAWQDDTQHPTWIMSWQADQTPLR comes from the coding sequence ATGATCCGCAAATGGCAAAGTGAAAATGCCGATCCGCTCATGAGCCTGTGGCTTGAAAGCACCACCGAGGCGCACCCGTTTATTAGCTCGAGCTACTGGCAAGAGAATGAAGCCATGGTGCGGGAGGTCTACCTGCCCGCGGCAGAAACCTGGGTGTGGGAAGAAGAAGGCGCGCCGCGCGGGTTTATCAGCGTCATACAGTCGCAGTTTGTGGGGGCGCTGTTCGTTACGCCTGCGTATATCGGGCACGGTATTGGACGCGCGCTGCTGAACCATGTTCAACAGCGCTTCCCGCACTTAAGCCTGGAGGTGTATCAGAAAAACGTCCGGGCGGTGAATTTCTATCATGCTCAGGGCTTTCGCATCGAAGACAGCGCCTGGCAAGATGATACTCAGCACCCGACGTGGATCATGAGCTGGCAGGCGGATCAAACGCCGTTAAGGTAA
- a CDS encoding autotransporter domain-containing protein, which yields MMIKKISGRHAASGLVGISACLLLCNTASAWQQEYIVSDAQNNTAERYTWDADHQPRYEDILAERIQSSQNSPGLALALPSGAKTEAAMSVGWNFPVSSHVTTGPVMAWRYDGSTPMMINEFGDSATTQTLADPLWHASVSTLGWRVNTQYGDLRPWAQISYNQQFGENQWKSQFGMPQTPAPVQSGNWMDVTVGTDIPFNTHMAAYASLAQGERTTTGEEFLYTLGVSANF from the coding sequence ATGATGATAAAAAAAATCAGTGGTCGCCATGCCGCTTCTGGTCTGGTGGGGATTTCAGCCTGCCTGTTGTTGTGTAATACAGCATCTGCCTGGCAACAGGAATATATCGTTTCAGACGCCCAAAATAATACGGCTGAACGCTATACATGGGACGCGGATCACCAACCGCGTTACGAGGATATTCTGGCTGAGCGAATTCAGTCTTCCCAAAATTCGCCGGGGCTGGCCCTGGCTCTGCCATCTGGTGCTAAAACGGAAGCGGCGATGAGTGTAGGCTGGAATTTTCCGGTTTCGTCGCATGTAACCACCGGTCCGGTGATGGCCTGGCGGTATGACGGCTCTACGCCGATGATGATCAATGAGTTTGGTGATAGCGCGACGACGCAGACGCTCGCCGATCCGCTCTGGCATGCCAGCGTGAGTACGCTAGGCTGGCGCGTGAATACCCAGTACGGCGATCTTCGTCCCTGGGCACAGATTAGCTATAACCAGCAGTTTGGTGAAAACCAGTGGAAATCGCAGTTTGGCATGCCTCAAACGCCAGCCCCTGTTCAAAGCGGTAACTGGATGGACGTCACCGTGGGAACAGACATTCCGTTTAATACGCACATGGCGGCCTATGCGTCGCTGGCTCAGGGGGAACGCACCACCACTGGTGAGGAGTTTCTGTATACCCTGGGGGTGAGCGCGAATTTTTAG